GACTTCCTTTTGGGACGGCTGCTGGCGGCGAGTGAGCTACCCGAAGATTTTGATTTAAGCAAAACCCCTAGTCTTCCAGCCATTAAAGCTGAGGGCAAGCAATTAGTCTGCCAACGTTGTTTTAACCAGTTGGCTTTTCAGCCTAATCCTTGCATTTGTGACGGCCCGTGTTTTTATTGTTTAAATTGCCTGGCCTTTGCCAAGTTAAGGACCTGTGACCGGCTTTACTATGACCTAGACCCTCACTTTTACTTTAAAGACTTATGCCGGGAGCAAACTTACCTAGAATGGCCTGGAACCCTATCACCCCAACAAGAGCAGTGTGCTAAACAATTATTGACTTCCTATCAAGCGGGGCGGGACCATCTGGTTTGGGCGGTCACTGGGGCAGGAAAAACAGAGATGATTTTTCCCCTAGTGGACTATGTCCTCCGCCAGGGTCAGCGTATCGCCTTGGCCACTCCTCGGGTCGATGTCTGTAATGAGTTATTCCCCCGCTTTCAAGCTGCCTTTCCGGATATTGATATTCTCCTCCTCCATGGCAAGGTGGACCACCCCTACCGGCTTAGCCCCTTGACTATCGCTTCGACCCACCAGTTACTGCGCTTTTACCAGGCCTTTGATCTTTTAATTGTTGATGAAGTCGATGCCTTTCCCTACCATGGTGACCCCTT
The nucleotide sequence above comes from Aerococcus urinae. Encoded proteins:
- a CDS encoding DEAD/DEAH box helicase — its product is MQDFLLGRLLAASELPEDFDLSKTPSLPAIKAEGKQLVCQRCFNQLAFQPNPCICDGPCFYCLNCLAFAKLRTCDRLYYDLDPHFYFKDLCREQTYLEWPGTLSPQQEQCAKQLLTSYQAGRDHLVWAVTGAGKTEMIFPLVDYVLRQGQRIALATPRVDVCNELFPRFQAAFPDIDILLLHGKVDHPYRLSPLTIASTHQLLRFYQAFDLLIVDEVDAFPYHGDPLLEAASRRAVKDIGVRVELTATPSTDQQRAIKLEKVAASILPARYHRHPLPVPKHRWVGDWRQAIAKGRLPGVLGSTIKSFLKKGESFLLFLPHIALMEELEKILHKYFKQVSFTSVSSKDPDRIEKVAAMREKTYQFLLTTTILERGVTFPGIHIIVLGSEDRVFNTSSLVQIAGRVGRKPDQASGQVYFLHEGKTKASLQAVKQIQWLNQEARKRGLIDE